From the Osmerus eperlanus chromosome 21, fOsmEpe2.1, whole genome shotgun sequence genome, one window contains:
- the LOC134007804 gene encoding red-sensitive opsin-like — MEAFAARRYNEDTTRGSVFVYTNSNHTKDPFEGPNYHIAPRWVYNLSSLWMIFVVIASVFTNGLVLVATAKFKKLQHPLNWILVNLAIADLGETVFASTISVCNQIFGYFILGHPMCIFEGYTVSTCGIAALWSLTVISWERWVVVCKPFGNVKFDGKWASAGIIFSWVWAACWCAPPIFGWSRYWPHGLKTSCGPDVFSGSSDPGVQSYMIVLMLTCCILPLAIIILCYLAVMMAIREVAAQQKDSESTQKAEKEVNRMVIVMIIAFIVCWGPYTFFACFAAANPGYAFHPLAAALPGYFAKSATIYNPIIYVFMNRQFRVCILQLFGKQADDGSEVSTSKTEVSSVAPA; from the exons ATGGAGGCATTTGCAGCCAGGCGATATAATGAAGACACAACCAGAGGGTCTGTCTTCGTTTATACCAACAGCAACCACACAAAAG ATCCCTTTGAGGGCCCCAACTACCATATCGCTCCACGATGGGTGTACAATCTCTCATCATTGTGGATGATCTTTGTGGTCATCGCATCAGTATTCACCAACGGCCTGGTACTGGTGGCCACAGCTAAATTCAAGAAGCTCCAGCATCCTCTGAACTGGATCTTGGTCAACCTCGCTATTGCCGATCTTGGGGAGACTGTTTTTGCCAGCACCATCAGCGTTTGCAATCAAATATTTGGATACTTCATTCTGGGACATCCCATGTGTATCTTTGAGGGCTACACTGTCTCTACTTGTG GTATTGCTGCTCTGTGGTCCCTGACTGTGATCTCCTGGGAGAGATGGGTGGTTGTCTGCAAGCCTTTTGGAAATGTCAAGTTTGATGGCAAATGGGCCAGTGCTGGTATTATATTCTCCTGGGTCTGGGCAGCATGCTGGTGTGCTCCCCCCATCTTTGGCTGGAGCAG GTATTGGCCCCATGGACTTAAGACCTCCTGCGGACCTGATGTGTTCAGTGGAAGTAGTGACCCTGGAGTGCAGTCCTACATGATTGTTCTGATGCTTACCTGCTGCATACTTCCTCTGGCCATCATCATCCTCTGCTACCTCGCAGTGATGATGGCCATCCGTGAA gtGGCCGCGCAGCAGAAAGACTCTGAGTCGACGCAGAAGGCTGAGAAGGAAGTGAACAGGATGGTTATTGTGATGATCATCGCATTCATTGTGTGCTGGGGACCGTATACCTTTTTCGCTTGCTTTGCTGCGGCTAACCCTGGGTATGCCTTCCATCCTTTGGCTGCTGCACTCCCTGGCTACTTCGCAAAGAGCGCCACCATCTACAATCCAATTATCTATGTCTTCATGAACCGACAG TTCCGTGTTTGCATTTTGCAGCTCTTTGGCAAGCAGGCTGATGATGGTTCTGAAGTGTCTACATCCAAGACTGAAGTTTCCTCTGTTGCACCTGCATAA